The following proteins are encoded in a genomic region of Comamonas resistens:
- a CDS encoding DUF1302 domain-containing protein → MKKLTPIAVAALLSLGMGAVHAGETVDLGDGLKFDWRLNLNYGLGVRLNNPSPVIASDGNNNFKKGSLTANRLGAVWESRLSKGDSGFVLNASTFYDDVYHQRNDNKGPISTGGPADQFTSAAKRYGGGYSRLLDTYAYTSFNLGEARATMRLGKQVMNWGESMFFANIAGAQGPSDAAKAASPGAEIKEILLPEDQISASLEVNPKLSLLAHYQFGFHETLLPAVGMYTSTTNLIGPGANCGYRAGPACYLPRGDDIRPGKSGQWGIGTRYRLTSETELGLYYLDYKDRSPTVAMNALGGYNIKYFDGIKMLGATVSTTFGMFSAFGEASYRKGTPVLMGDLATPVRGNVVQGNVGGIFNIGRTSFADDVSLATEISGSRVMSVEEGSLNDLNFKTRNSLVGAATLTLGYPGIFEGWDMSVPISYQSQIVGRSMVGTFGGGQGDSRLSLGVTFVRKNNLSINVTYANYMGNPSVDPLKNRMLTDRDQLSVTAKYSF, encoded by the coding sequence ATGAAGAAACTCACACCCATCGCAGTGGCCGCGCTGCTGTCCCTGGGCATGGGGGCTGTTCACGCGGGGGAGACGGTTGACCTTGGCGATGGCTTGAAGTTCGACTGGCGTCTGAACTTGAACTATGGCCTGGGTGTTCGTCTGAACAATCCTTCCCCGGTGATTGCATCTGACGGCAACAACAACTTTAAGAAGGGTTCTCTGACGGCCAACCGCCTTGGGGCGGTATGGGAGAGCAGGCTGTCCAAAGGCGATAGCGGTTTTGTGCTCAATGCCAGCACCTTCTATGACGATGTGTACCACCAGAGGAATGACAACAAGGGGCCGATCAGCACGGGCGGCCCTGCCGATCAGTTCACCTCGGCGGCCAAGCGCTATGGCGGCGGCTACTCGCGTCTGCTCGACACCTATGCCTACACGAGCTTCAACCTGGGTGAAGCCCGTGCCACGATGCGCCTGGGCAAGCAGGTGATGAACTGGGGCGAGTCCATGTTCTTTGCCAATATCGCCGGTGCGCAGGGCCCCAGCGATGCGGCCAAGGCGGCATCGCCTGGTGCGGAAATCAAGGAAATCCTGCTGCCCGAAGACCAGATCTCGGCATCGCTGGAGGTCAACCCCAAGCTGTCGCTGCTGGCCCACTATCAGTTTGGCTTCCATGAGACGCTGCTGCCGGCCGTGGGCATGTATACCAGCACCACCAACCTGATCGGCCCCGGCGCGAACTGCGGCTACAGGGCTGGACCGGCCTGCTATCTGCCGCGGGGCGACGACATCCGTCCCGGCAAGTCCGGTCAGTGGGGTATCGGTACGCGCTACCGTCTGACGAGTGAAACCGAACTGGGCCTGTACTACCTAGACTACAAGGATCGCTCGCCCACCGTCGCGATGAACGCTCTGGGGGGCTACAACATCAAGTACTTTGACGGCATCAAGATGCTGGGCGCCACGGTCAGCACGACCTTCGGCATGTTCTCCGCCTTCGGTGAAGCCAGCTACCGCAAGGGCACGCCCGTGCTGATGGGCGATCTGGCCACGCCGGTGCGCGGCAATGTGGTGCAGGGCAACGTAGGCGGCATCTTCAATATCGGTCGTACCTCGTTTGCCGATGATGTGTCCCTGGCGACTGAAATTTCCGGCTCACGTGTGATGAGTGTGGAAGAGGGCAGCCTCAACGATCTCAACTTCAAGACCCGCAACTCGCTGGTGGGCGCGGCGACCCTGACGCTGGGCTACCCCGGTATCTTCGAGGGCTGGGACATGAGTGTTCCCATCAGCTACCAGTCGCAGATCGTTGGTCGCTCGATGGTGGGTACTTTTGGCGGTGGTCAGGGCGACAGCCGTCTTAGCCTGGGCGTGACCTTTGTTCGCAAAAACAACCTCTCGATCAACGTCACTTACGCCAACTACATGGGCAATCCTTCCGTCGATCCGCTGAAGAACCGGATGCTGACAGACCGCGATCAGCTGTCTGTGACTGCAAAGTACTCGTTCTAA
- a CDS encoding dienelactone hydrolase family protein has product MISRKWSGLGMALLCLCSASAGAQSMFDALPPLPRVIPMMPPTVLNGDTQGEIRFRSSSPYDLDVLLNQPGKAEATMGMGKLLLPAHASEKRPVPAMVILPGGAGAIPGRENETAQALADSGIAALVIDNFKPRGISEEMPDALKVMGTSEFDAVADAYAALKTLNKHPAIDGGRIGLMGFSKGGIAARMSMDERIREKLAPEVRPFALHVDFYGPCYAKLQTRKTTGAPLMSFRAGRDASNDLVACTEQETALRHAGSDVSTVVYARAGHDWESTRVRHVTDKPYLAGCTIEFNDKDLPMLNGQVLIPEGARPDRQTRYQIRIQSGKALGDCVKVGYLSGRDETARSLASRQLLQFLKARFEM; this is encoded by the coding sequence ATGATCTCCAGGAAATGGTCCGGTCTGGGCATGGCGCTGCTGTGCCTGTGCAGCGCTTCGGCCGGGGCTCAGTCCATGTTCGATGCACTGCCGCCCTTGCCAAGAGTCATTCCCATGATGCCGCCCACGGTGCTGAACGGCGACACGCAAGGCGAGATTCGATTTAGATCCAGCAGCCCTTATGACCTCGATGTGCTGCTCAATCAGCCGGGCAAGGCCGAAGCCACCATGGGCATGGGCAAGCTGCTTTTGCCGGCACATGCCAGTGAGAAGAGGCCGGTGCCTGCCATGGTCATATTGCCGGGCGGGGCTGGAGCGATTCCGGGGCGTGAGAACGAAACCGCACAGGCGCTGGCCGATAGCGGCATTGCCGCGCTGGTCATCGACAACTTCAAGCCGCGCGGCATCAGCGAGGAAATGCCCGATGCGCTCAAGGTCATGGGGACCTCGGAGTTCGACGCGGTGGCCGATGCCTATGCGGCGCTGAAGACCTTGAACAAGCACCCGGCGATTGACGGCGGGCGCATCGGCCTGATGGGGTTTTCCAAGGGCGGGATCGCGGCGCGCATGAGCATGGACGAGCGCATCCGAGAGAAGCTGGCCCCCGAGGTGCGGCCCTTTGCCCTGCATGTGGATTTCTACGGCCCCTGCTATGCCAAATTGCAGACGCGCAAGACCACGGGGGCGCCGTTGATGAGCTTTCGCGCCGGCAGGGATGCATCGAACGACCTGGTGGCTTGCACCGAGCAGGAGACGGCGCTGCGCCACGCTGGCTCGGACGTCAGCACCGTGGTCTATGCCCGGGCCGGCCATGATTGGGAAAGCACCCGCGTGCGTCATGTCACGGACAAGCCCTATCTGGCCGGCTGCACCATCGAGTTCAACGACAAGGACCTGCCCATGCTCAACGGACAGGTGCTGATCCCAGAGGGGGCCAGGCCAGACCGACAGACCCGCTACCAGATCCGCATCCAGAGCGGCAAGGCGCTGGGCGACTGCGTGAAGGTCGGCTACCTCAGTGGCCGCGACGAAACCGCGCGTAGCCTGGCGAGCCGGCAGCTGCTGCAGTTTCTGAAGGCGCGCTTCGAGATGTAG
- a CDS encoding glucose 1-dehydrogenase: protein MTGRLQGKVALISGGSMGMGASHARAFVAEGAQVVIGDIADEQGQALVRELGDAAHYVHLDVTQFDQWEKAVAITVQRFGKLSTLVNNAGILTMGPLSDYSVEQWNRTLAINLTSQFLGMKAALEALTKSAPASIINISSTSGLTAHPGLLGYCASKWGSTGMTKSVALELADRHIRVNSVHPGAVATPLTQALHPIEDKDFEGSNLTRFAHPQEISNMVVYLASDESSFSTGASFVVDGGLTAGSVIM from the coding sequence ATGACCGGACGTCTGCAAGGCAAGGTTGCCCTCATCTCGGGCGGATCGATGGGCATGGGGGCATCGCACGCCAGGGCCTTCGTAGCCGAAGGCGCCCAGGTGGTGATCGGCGATATCGCCGATGAGCAAGGCCAGGCCCTGGTCAGGGAACTGGGCGATGCCGCGCACTATGTACATCTCGACGTGACCCAGTTCGACCAGTGGGAAAAGGCCGTGGCCATCACGGTGCAGCGCTTCGGCAAGCTCAGCACCCTGGTCAACAACGCCGGGATCCTCACCATGGGCCCGCTCTCGGACTACAGCGTCGAGCAGTGGAATCGCACGCTGGCGATCAACCTCACCAGCCAGTTCCTGGGCATGAAGGCCGCGCTCGAAGCCCTCACCAAGAGCGCGCCGGCCTCCATCATCAACATCTCGTCCACCTCGGGGCTCACCGCCCACCCCGGTCTGCTGGGCTACTGCGCCTCGAAATGGGGCTCGACCGGCATGACCAAGTCCGTGGCCCTGGAGCTGGCGGACCGCCACATCCGCGTCAACTCGGTGCACCCCGGTGCTGTGGCCACGCCGCTGACCCAGGCCCTGCACCCCATCGAGGACAAGGACTTCGAGGGCTCCAACCTCACGCGCTTCGCCCATCCCCAGGAAATCTCCAATATGGTCGTCTACCTGGCCAGCGACGAATCCTCGTTCTCCACCGGCGCCTCATTCGTAGTCGACGGCGGCCTGACCGCAGGCTCCGTCATCATGTAA
- a CDS encoding nuclear transport factor 2 family protein codes for MKAAPSTPEQLALEHALLQVLNRYATAVDTRNLALLDQVFTADCTATYGGSYVCQGAAEIRRMIDVHMGGCGPTQHLLGNLEVDASDPARVRSKIHVRAVHAGLHERAPLRYDAVGYYEDEWVQQPQGWRIHSRSMTLLLEIGDRSVMQPAPAAA; via the coding sequence ATGAAAGCCGCCCCCAGCACCCCAGAGCAGCTAGCGCTCGAACACGCGCTGCTCCAGGTCCTGAACCGCTATGCCACGGCCGTGGATACGCGCAACCTGGCGCTGCTGGACCAGGTCTTCACTGCGGACTGCACTGCCACCTATGGCGGCAGCTATGTCTGCCAGGGCGCGGCCGAAATCCGCCGCATGATCGATGTGCACATGGGGGGCTGCGGCCCCACACAGCACCTGCTGGGCAACCTGGAGGTCGACGCCTCCGACCCCGCCCGTGTGCGCAGCAAGATTCATGTGCGCGCCGTACATGCCGGCCTGCACGAGCGCGCGCCGCTGCGCTATGACGCGGTGGGTTATTACGAGGACGAATGGGTGCAGCAGCCACAGGGCTGGCGCATCCACAGCCGCAGCATGACGCTGCTGCTGGAGATCGGCGACCGCAGCGTGATGCAGCCAGCACCCGCAGCCGCTTAG
- a CDS encoding efflux RND transporter permease subunit, with translation MTLTEPVSRLDRFIAATARWLISWSKTIVVLTLLATALLGVSAMRTHLDPGFNKLIPMRHAYMEAFLKHSATFSGANRILVSVEWKGQGDIYNREFLEALRGVTDEVFFTPGVNRGQVYSLYTPNVKYIEITEDGYVGEVLIPSRFEADAEGLAQVRSNVAKSGQIGSLVSNDLKSAMVRADLLEVDSKTGEKLDYHKVAQRLEEIRSKFEGKNISIHIIGFSKVLGDVMDGLSTVMTFFAIAFVVTAIMLRLYTKSTNITVVGLAVALLPVIWLLGILPLIGYGIDPMSILVPFLIFSIGVSHAVQMTGAWKHDVRAGLSSRLAAENAIRKLAIPGALALLTNALGFMVIMLIDIPIVHELGLTACMGVLLMIITNKIFLPAVLANLRLEKKAMQAPSSTASGRSPLWWKLSALAEGRPALLTLFVSLTLLAAGTYESRHLLTGDVGTGAPELRADSRYNRDNDNIISNYSIGMDVLSVFVETSNLEESCLNWQVMNAVERFEARVSRVDGVQSVSTVSGLAKIAASSNNEGNPRWSALQRTEAALRSGTRALSPDLGLNTEGCKVINLQVFLKDHEGATLSHVVDEVRNFIAEDKTPNITFKLAGGNAGVAAATNEAVEHAEVQMLGSIFGAITLLCWLTFRSWRAVLCIVVPLAIVSILCNALMAMLGIGLKVPTLPVVALGVGVGVDYGIYLFESMQHELRERDITLREAFYEAMRQRGNAAIFTALTMSIGVGTWAFSALKFQADMGILLAFMFLVNMLGAIFLLPAMAYWLNVEGAEARARAAAQRTRPAPTTGAAAPHRRGGALQPTPQSPVKGKPQ, from the coding sequence ATGACCTTGACCGAACCCGTAAGCCGCCTGGACCGGTTCATCGCCGCCACCGCCCGCTGGCTGATCTCCTGGAGCAAGACCATCGTCGTGCTCACCTTGCTTGCCACCGCCTTGCTGGGCGTCTCCGCCATGCGCACGCATCTGGACCCGGGCTTCAACAAGCTCATCCCCATGCGCCACGCCTATATGGAGGCGTTCCTCAAACACTCTGCCACCTTCTCGGGCGCCAACCGCATCCTGGTCAGCGTGGAATGGAAGGGCCAGGGCGATATCTACAACCGGGAATTCCTCGAAGCCCTACGCGGTGTCACCGACGAGGTGTTCTTCACCCCCGGCGTCAACCGCGGCCAGGTGTACTCGCTCTACACGCCGAACGTGAAGTACATAGAAATCACCGAAGACGGCTATGTGGGCGAGGTGCTGATCCCCTCACGCTTCGAAGCCGACGCCGAAGGGCTGGCCCAGGTGCGCTCGAATGTGGCCAAGTCCGGCCAGATCGGCTCTCTGGTCAGCAACGACCTCAAATCCGCCATGGTGCGCGCCGACCTGCTGGAAGTGGATTCCAAGACCGGCGAAAAGCTCGACTATCACAAGGTGGCACAGCGCCTGGAGGAGATCCGCAGCAAGTTCGAAGGCAAGAACATCTCCATCCACATCATTGGTTTTTCCAAGGTGCTGGGCGACGTGATGGACGGCCTGAGCACGGTGATGACCTTCTTCGCCATTGCCTTTGTCGTCACGGCCATCATGCTTCGCCTCTATACCAAGTCCACCAACATCACGGTGGTGGGTCTGGCCGTGGCGCTGCTGCCCGTGATCTGGCTGCTGGGCATTTTGCCGCTGATCGGCTACGGCATTGATCCCATGTCGATTCTGGTGCCCTTCCTGATTTTCTCCATTGGCGTGTCTCATGCCGTGCAGATGACAGGAGCCTGGAAACATGATGTGCGCGCGGGCCTGAGCTCCAGGCTGGCTGCCGAGAATGCGATTCGCAAGCTGGCCATCCCCGGTGCGCTGGCCCTGCTGACCAACGCCCTGGGCTTCATGGTCATCATGCTGATCGACATTCCCATCGTGCACGAGCTGGGCCTGACCGCCTGCATGGGCGTGCTGCTGATGATCATCACCAACAAGATCTTCCTGCCTGCCGTGCTGGCCAATCTGCGCCTGGAAAAAAAGGCCATGCAGGCCCCTTCCTCGACGGCCAGCGGCCGCAGCCCGCTGTGGTGGAAGCTCTCGGCTCTGGCCGAAGGTCGCCCGGCCCTGCTGACGCTGTTCGTATCGCTGACGCTGCTGGCAGCAGGCACTTACGAGTCGCGCCACTTGCTGACCGGTGACGTAGGCACCGGAGCGCCCGAGCTGCGTGCCGACTCGCGCTACAACCGCGACAACGACAACATCATCAGCAACTACTCCATCGGCATGGACGTGCTGTCCGTCTTTGTCGAGACCTCGAACCTCGAGGAGAGCTGCCTGAACTGGCAGGTGATGAATGCCGTGGAGCGCTTTGAAGCCCGCGTGAGCCGTGTCGACGGCGTGCAATCGGTCTCTACCGTCTCCGGTCTGGCCAAGATTGCGGCCTCGAGCAACAACGAGGGCAACCCCCGCTGGTCTGCTCTGCAGCGCACCGAAGCCGCTCTGCGCTCGGGCACAAGGGCGCTTTCGCCCGATCTGGGCCTGAACACCGAAGGCTGCAAGGTCATCAATCTGCAGGTTTTCCTGAAGGATCACGAAGGCGCAACGCTGAGCCATGTGGTGGATGAAGTGCGCAACTTCATCGCTGAAGACAAGACCCCCAACATCACGTTCAAGCTGGCTGGCGGCAACGCCGGCGTGGCAGCGGCCACCAACGAGGCCGTGGAACACGCCGAGGTGCAGATGCTGGGCTCCATCTTTGGCGCCATCACCTTGCTGTGCTGGCTGACCTTCCGCAGCTGGCGCGCCGTGCTGTGCATTGTCGTTCCCCTGGCCATCGTCTCCATCCTCTGCAATGCCTTGATGGCCATGCTGGGCATTGGCCTGAAAGTGCCTACGCTGCCTGTGGTGGCGCTGGGTGTGGGCGTGGGCGTGGACTACGGCATCTACCTGTTCGAGAGCATGCAGCATGAGCTGCGCGAGCGCGACATCACACTGCGCGAGGCCTTCTATGAAGCCATGCGCCAGCGTGGCAATGCGGCCATCTTCACCGCGCTGACCATGTCCATCGGTGTCGGCACCTGGGCTTTCTCGGCGCTGAAGTTCCAGGCCGACATGGGCATTTTGCTGGCCTTCATGTTCCTGGTGAACATGCTGGGCGCCATCTTCCTGCTGCCTGCCATGGCCTACTGGCTCAACGTGGAAGGCGCCGAGGCCCGCGCCCGTGCCGCTGCCCAGCGGACCCGCCCGGCGCCGACAACCGGCGCAGCCGCCCCACACCGTCGAGGCGGAGCGCTCCAGCCCACCCCTCAATCCCCCGTGAAAGGAAAGCCGCAATGA
- a CDS encoding WD40/YVTN/BNR-like repeat-containing protein, translating into MKTAVGIGAAALVAFASALAFAPRTPPPLAPTTIGVERTHFNAITQVGDRILTVGAMGEILYSDDKGAHWTAARLNQDRQALIVSVAFAPDRKTGFAVGHEGWILRTKDGGSTWEEMAFSKENGEPLMSVARLPSGDWITVGAFGRALESKDGGKSWQPLALPAEVEDKHMNRIASSADQQHWLIVGERGLVLKSDDAGATWHTEPAFYNGSFYNAMATKGDGWLIYGMRGNAFLQSAPGAQWLKSQVPAPISFFGHALEGDGTIVLVGQGSMLGLSMDGGKTFSLERARGRATLTDIVLAGANNGWISSDAGLQPFPPQAEAAPQADQGDKP; encoded by the coding sequence GTGAAAACAGCCGTCGGTATAGGCGCAGCAGCATTGGTGGCATTTGCCTCCGCGCTAGCCTTTGCGCCTCGCACCCCGCCACCTCTCGCACCCACGACCATAGGCGTGGAGCGCACCCATTTCAATGCCATCACCCAGGTTGGCGACCGCATCCTCACGGTCGGAGCCATGGGCGAAATCCTCTACTCGGACGACAAGGGCGCCCACTGGACTGCCGCCAGGCTGAACCAGGATCGTCAGGCCCTGATCGTCAGCGTCGCTTTTGCGCCCGACAGAAAGACCGGCTTTGCCGTGGGCCACGAAGGCTGGATTCTGCGCACCAAGGATGGCGGCAGCACCTGGGAGGAGATGGCCTTCTCCAAGGAAAACGGCGAACCCCTAATGTCGGTTGCACGCCTGCCATCGGGTGACTGGATCACCGTGGGCGCATTTGGCCGTGCACTGGAGTCCAAGGACGGCGGCAAGAGCTGGCAGCCCCTGGCCTTGCCCGCAGAAGTCGAAGACAAGCATATGAACCGCATTGCCAGCTCTGCCGACCAGCAGCACTGGCTGATCGTGGGCGAGCGCGGTCTGGTGCTCAAGTCTGACGACGCCGGTGCCACCTGGCACACCGAGCCCGCCTTCTACAACGGTTCGTTCTACAACGCCATGGCAACCAAGGGGGACGGCTGGCTGATCTACGGCATGCGCGGCAATGCCTTCCTGCAGTCGGCGCCGGGCGCGCAGTGGCTCAAGTCCCAGGTTCCCGCCCCCATCTCCTTCTTTGGCCACGCCCTGGAAGGCGACGGAACCATCGTTCTGGTCGGTCAGGGCAGCATGCTGGGCCTGAGCATGGATGGCGGCAAGACTTTCTCCCTGGAACGCGCCAGGGGCCGCGCCACGCTGACCGACATCGTGCTGGCCGGCGCCAACAACGGCTGGATATCCAGCGACGCCGGGCTGCAGCCCTTTCCCCCACAGGCCGAGGCCGCCCCCCAGGCTGACCAAGGAGACAAGCCATGA
- the tesG gene encoding 4-hydroxy-2-oxovalerate aldolase TesG, whose product MSLKGKKITVHDMTLRDGMHPKRHLISLEQMKAVATGLDAAGVPLIEVTHGDGLGGSSVNYGFPSHTDEEYLSAVIPLMKQAKVSALLLPGIGTVDHLKMAHELGVSTIRVATHCTEADVSEQHISMARKMGMDTVGFLMMAHMNSAEGLVKQARLMESYGANCIYITDSAGYMLPDDVKERLSAVRQALKPETELGFHGHHNLAMGIANSLAAIEVGANRIDAAAAGLGAGAGNTPMEVLIAVCARMGIETGVDVFKIQDVAEDLVVPLMDFPIRIDRDALTLGYAGVYGSFLLFAKRAEAKYGIPARELLLELGRRGMVGGQEDMIEDTALTMVRQRQKQPVAA is encoded by the coding sequence ATGTCCCTCAAAGGCAAGAAAATCACCGTTCACGACATGACGCTGCGTGACGGCATGCACCCCAAGCGCCACCTCATCTCGCTGGAGCAAATGAAGGCTGTGGCCACAGGTCTGGACGCGGCGGGCGTGCCGCTGATCGAAGTCACCCACGGCGACGGTCTGGGCGGCAGCTCGGTCAACTATGGCTTCCCCTCCCATACGGATGAGGAATACCTGTCCGCCGTCATCCCGCTGATGAAGCAGGCCAAGGTCTCGGCCCTGTTGCTGCCCGGCATTGGCACCGTTGATCACCTGAAGATGGCCCACGAGCTGGGCGTTTCCACCATCCGTGTGGCCACGCACTGCACCGAGGCTGACGTGTCCGAGCAGCATATCTCCATGGCCCGCAAGATGGGCATGGACACCGTTGGCTTTCTGATGATGGCCCATATGAACAGCGCCGAAGGTCTGGTCAAGCAGGCCAGGCTGATGGAAAGCTATGGCGCCAACTGCATCTACATCACCGACTCGGCCGGCTATATGCTGCCGGACGACGTGAAGGAGCGTCTGTCCGCCGTGCGCCAGGCGCTGAAGCCCGAGACCGAACTGGGCTTCCATGGCCACCACAACCTGGCCATGGGCATTGCCAACTCGCTGGCCGCCATCGAAGTCGGCGCCAATCGCATTGACGCTGCGGCTGCAGGCCTGGGCGCGGGCGCGGGCAACACGCCCATGGAGGTGCTGATCGCCGTATGCGCGCGCATGGGCATTGAAACCGGCGTGGACGTATTCAAGATCCAGGACGTGGCCGAAGACCTGGTCGTGCCGCTGATGGACTTCCCCATCCGCATCGACCGCGACGCGCTGACCCTGGGCTATGCGGGCGTGTACGGCAGCTTCCTGCTGTTTGCCAAGCGCGCCGAAGCCAAGTACGGCATTCCCGCGCGCGAGCTGCTGCTGGAGCTGGGCCGCCGCGGCATGGTGGGCGGCCAGGAAGACATGATTGAGGACACGGCACTGACCATGGTGCGCCAGCGCCAGAAGCAGCCCGTCGCAGCCTAG
- the tesF gene encoding acetaldehyde dehydrogenase TesF — translation MTQKKIKCALIGPGNIGTDLLMKLQRSPILEPVWMVGIDPESDGLKRAREMGIKTTADGVDGLLPFVKQDGIQIAFDATSAYVHAENSRKLNELGVLMIDLTPAAIGPYCVPSVNLAEKVAEKAMNVNMVTCGGQATIPMVAAVSRVQAVSYGEIVATVSSRSVGPGTRKNIDEFTRTTSGAVEKIGGAQKGKAIIVINPAEPPLIMRDTIHCLTVDTPKPAEIEASVQDMIKQVQKYVPGYKLVNGPVIDGNRVSIYMEVEGLGDYLPKYAGNLDIMTAAAARTAEMFAEEILAGRFELSEAAASAVAA, via the coding sequence ATGACGCAAAAAAAGATCAAGTGCGCGCTGATCGGGCCTGGCAATATCGGCACCGACCTGCTCATGAAGCTGCAGCGCTCCCCGATTCTGGAGCCCGTATGGATGGTCGGCATCGACCCCGAATCCGATGGTCTGAAACGCGCCCGTGAAATGGGCATCAAGACCACGGCCGACGGCGTGGACGGCCTGCTGCCCTTCGTCAAGCAAGACGGCATCCAGATCGCCTTCGACGCCACCAGCGCCTATGTCCATGCCGAAAACAGCCGCAAGCTCAACGAGCTGGGCGTGCTGATGATCGACCTGACGCCCGCGGCCATCGGCCCCTATTGCGTGCCCAGCGTGAACCTGGCCGAGAAGGTCGCCGAAAAGGCCATGAACGTGAACATGGTCACCTGCGGCGGCCAGGCCACCATCCCCATGGTGGCTGCGGTATCGCGCGTGCAGGCCGTGAGCTACGGCGAGATTGTGGCCACGGTATCGAGCCGCTCCGTCGGCCCCGGCACGCGCAAGAACATCGACGAGTTCACCCGCACCACTTCGGGCGCAGTCGAGAAGATCGGCGGCGCGCAAAAGGGCAAGGCCATCATCGTGATCAACCCGGCCGAGCCGCCGCTGATCATGCGCGACACCATCCACTGCCTGACGGTGGACACGCCCAAGCCCGCCGAGATCGAAGCCTCGGTGCAGGACATGATCAAGCAAGTACAGAAATACGTGCCCGGCTACAAGCTGGTCAACGGCCCGGTCATCGACGGCAACCGCGTCTCCATCTATATGGAAGTCGAGGGCCTGGGCGACTACCTACCCAAGTACGCCGGTAATCTGGACATCATGACCGCCGCAGCCGCACGCACCGCCGAGATGTTTGCCGAAGAAATCCTGGCTGGCCGCTTCGAGCTGTCTGAAGCCGCCGCATCCGCTGTTGCAGCCTGA
- the tesE gene encoding 2-hydroxyhexa-2,4-dienoate hydratase TesE, whose amino-acid sequence MSDKQFIEQQGQRLYEALRAARTLAPLTDSHPEMTVEDAYHISLHMLRLREAAGERVIGKKIGVTSKPVQDMLGVFQPDFGFLTDSMEFEDGAAVSLKAAGLIQPRAEGEIAFMLKKDLQGPGVTKEDVLAATEWVAPCFEIVDSRINDWKIRIQDTVADNASCGVFVIGKQHTDPASLDLAATSMQMHKNGQPAGSGLGSAVQGHPAEAVAWLANTLGAFGIPFKAGEVILSGSLAPLVPAAAGDHFKMVIEGLGTCSIQFTE is encoded by the coding sequence ATGAGTGACAAGCAATTCATCGAACAGCAAGGCCAGCGCCTGTATGAGGCGCTGCGCGCAGCCAGGACCCTGGCACCGCTGACCGACAGCCACCCCGAGATGACGGTCGAGGATGCCTATCACATCTCCCTGCACATGCTGCGCCTGCGCGAAGCCGCGGGCGAGCGCGTGATCGGCAAGAAGATAGGCGTGACCTCCAAGCCCGTGCAAGACATGCTGGGCGTGTTCCAGCCCGACTTTGGCTTTCTGACCGACAGCATGGAGTTTGAAGATGGCGCAGCTGTCTCGCTCAAAGCCGCGGGTCTGATTCAGCCCCGCGCCGAGGGCGAGATCGCCTTCATGCTCAAGAAGGACCTGCAAGGCCCGGGCGTGACCAAGGAAGATGTGCTGGCCGCTACCGAATGGGTGGCGCCCTGCTTCGAGATCGTGGACTCGCGCATCAACGACTGGAAGATCCGCATCCAGGACACCGTGGCCGACAACGCCTCCTGCGGCGTCTTTGTCATCGGCAAGCAGCACACCGATCCTGCGTCCTTAGATCTGGCCGCCACCTCCATGCAGATGCACAAGAACGGTCAGCCCGCAGGCTCAGGCCTTGGCAGTGCCGTGCAAGGCCACCCTGCCGAAGCCGTGGCCTGGCTGGCCAACACCCTGGGCGCCTTCGGCATTCCGTTCAAGGCCGGTGAAGTGATTCTCTCCGGCTCCCTCGCTCCCCTGGTGCCTGCGGCCGCCGGCGACCATTTCAAGATGGTCATCGAAGGCCTGGGCACCTGCTCCATTCAATTCACCGAGTAA